One window of Candidatus Omnitrophota bacterium genomic DNA carries:
- a CDS encoding DUF2924 domain-containing protein, whose translation MQENLLTKIMNLKDASLEELKKRYSELFHGKPAPSNNKTYLWKKIAYRLQELEYGGLPTETQGKIQELIQKYDPVNNKAMRPDDAPQDQPKKPNLRRDKRLPIPGTVITKEYKGIKLQVKILESGFEYSSKVYKTLTAIAKEVTGAHWNGYLFFNL comes from the coding sequence ATGCAGGAAAATCTCTTAACCAAAATAATGAACCTTAAGGACGCATCTCTTGAGGAGCTAAAGAAAAGATACTCAGAACTTTTTCATGGCAAACCCGCTCCTTCAAATAACAAAACCTATCTTTGGAAGAAGATTGCTTATAGGCTGCAGGAGCTTGAATACGGCGGGCTTCCTACAGAGACCCAAGGTAAAATTCAAGAGCTCATTCAAAAATATGACCCGGTTAATAACAAGGCTATGCGCCCAGATGACGCTCCTCAAGATCAACCTAAAAAACCAAACCTTAGGCGAGATAAAAGGCTGCCGATTCCAGGCACAGTTATTACTAAAGAATATAAAGGTATTAAACTTCAGGTTAAAATACTTGAATCAGGCTTTGAATACAGTAGTAAAGTTTATAAGACTCTTACGGCTATTGCTAAAGAGGTGACTGGAGCGCACTGGAACGGCTACTTGTTCTTTAATCTGTAA
- a CDS encoding very short patch repair endonuclease, producing the protein MPYRFKTSAVRSSLMRKIRSDKTSPEILLQKLLRSKGIKFKKYDRDLPGKPDIVILNKKLAIFVDGEFWHGYRWQEKKKKIRANRAYWVPKIEKNILRDKQSNKKLKKAGWKVLRFWQQQIIKDPLKCLKKIKIALKKNQR; encoded by the coding sequence ATGCCATATAGGTTTAAAACTTCCGCTGTTAGGTCAAGTTTAATGCGGAAAATACGAAGCGATAAAACAAGCCCGGAAATTTTGCTACAAAAGCTGTTACGAAGCAAAGGCATTAAGTTTAAAAAGTATGACCGAGATTTACCGGGTAAACCAGATATAGTAATCCTTAACAAAAAACTCGCAATCTTTGTAGACGGCGAATTTTGGCATGGTTACCGATGGCAAGAAAAAAAGAAGAAGATACGGGCTAACCGGGCGTACTGGGTCCCTAAGATTGAAAAGAATATCTTAAGGGATAAGCAAAGCAATAAAAAGTTAAAGAAGGCAGGCTGGAAGGTTTTAAGGTTTTGGCAGCAGCAAATAATTAAGGATCCATTAAAATGCTTAAAGAAAATCAAAATTGCGCTGAAGAAAAACCAAAGGTAA